GGCGTTCCCCCGCTTCGCCCGCAACCCCGGCACCGGCGAGCCGCTGGGCACCGCCAGGACCGGGCGGCCCTGCCGGTTCGAGGTGTCCTGCGACGCCGCGCACCCCTCGCGGCTGGTGCTGCCCGTGCTGTCGCCGGACCTCAGCGGGCCAGCGACCGGCTGATCACCAGGCGCTGGATCTGGTTGGTGCCCTCGAAGATCTGCATGACCTTGGCCTCGCGCATGTACCGCTCGACCGGGAAGTCCCGGGTGTAGCCGTAGCCGCCGAGCACCTGGACGGCGTCGGTGGTCACCCGCATCGCCGCGTCGGTGGCGACCAGCTTGGCCACGCTGGCCTGCCGGCCGTAGGGGCGCCCGGCGTCGCGGCGGCGGGCGGCGTCCAGGTAGGTGGCCCGGGCGGTGTCGACGGCGGCGGCCATGTCGGCGAGCAGGAAGCCCAGCCCCTGGTGGTCGATGATCCGGCGGCCGAAGGTGCTGCGCTCGTGGGCGTAGTCCACGGCGGTGTCCAGCGCCGCCTGGGCCAGCCCGACGGCGACCGCGGCGATGCCGAGGCGGCCGGAGTCCAGCGCGGAGAACGCGATGCACAGCCCCTGGCCCTCCGCGCCCAGCAGCCGGTCGGCCTCCAGCAGCGCGCCGTCCCAGGTGGCCATCGCGGTGGGGATGGCGTGCAGGCCCATCTTGTCCTCGGGCCGGCCGAAGGCCAGCCCCTCGACCTGCCCGGGGGCCAGGAAGCAGGAGATGCCGCGGGAGCCCTCGCCGGTGCGGGCGAACAGCGCGTAGAAGTCGGCCTTCCCGGCGTGGGTGATCCAGGACTTGGTGCCGGTCACCCGGTAGCCGCCCTCGGTGCGCTCGGCCCGGCAGGCCAGGGCGGCGGCGTCGGACCCGGCCTGCGGCTCGGACAGCGAGTACCCGCCGACCAGCTCGCCGGCCAGCATCGCCGGCAGCCAGCGCTCCTTCTGCGCCTCGGTGCCGAAGGCGGCCAGCGGGTGGCAGGCCAGCCCGTGCACCGACACCGCGACCGCCACCGCCGCCCACCGGGCGCCGAACTCCTCCAGCACCTGCAGGTACACCTCGTAGGGCTGCCCGCCCCCGCCCAGCTCTTCGGGGTAGGGCAGGCCGAGCAGCCCCAGCTCACCGAGGGTGGCGAACAGACCCTCCGGGTAGGTCTCGGCGCGCTCGTGCTCGTCGACGCGGGGGGCCAGCTCCTTGTCCGCCACGTCGCGGGCGAGGGCCAGCAGGTCCTGCGCCTCCTCGGTGGGCAGCAGGCGGTCGACGGTCACGGCAGGTGCCTCCTGGGTCAGGTCGTGAGCTCGGGGAACTGGTCGTCGCGCCACTCCACGCCGGGGCGGGCGCCGGCCGCGGCCAGCTGCTCCTCGCGGGCCCGCAGCTCGACCCGCCGGATCTTCCCCGAGACGGTCTTGGGCAGCTCGGCGAACTCCAGCCGACGCACCCGCTGGTAGGGGTTCAGGTGCGCGCGGGCGTGCCGCAGGATGGACAGCGCGGTCTCCTCCGTGGCCTCGTGCCCGGCCACCAGCGTGACATAGGCCTTGGGCACCGCGAGCCGCAGCGGGTCCGGCGCCGGGACGACGGCGGCCTCGGCGACCGCGGGGTGCTCGATGAGCACCGACTCCAGCTCGAACGGGCTGATCTTGTAGTCGCTGGCCTTGAACACGTCGTCGGTGCGGCCGATGTAGGTGATCCAGCCGTCGGCGTCGACGCTGGCGACGTCCCCGGTGTGGTAGTAGCCGCCGGCCTTGGCCTCGGCGTCCCGCGCGGGGTCGCCCTGGTAGCCGGTCATCAGCGGGAGCGGGTGCCCGGCGAGGTCCAGGCAGATCTCGCCCTCGCCCGGCCCCTCGACCGGCCGGCCGCCGACCGGGTCGACCAGCACCACCGGCACCCCGGGCAGCGGGCGGCCCATCGACCCGGGCACCACCCGGGAGCCGGGCGTGTTGCCGACCTGGGCGGTGGTCTCGGTCTGCCCGTAGCCGTCGCGGACGGTCAGCCCCCAGGCGCGGCGCACCTGCTCGATGACCTCCGGGTTGAGCGGCTCGCCGGCCGCCAGGACCTCCCGCAGCGTGCCCGGCCCGGCGGACAGGTCGGCGTTGATCAGCATCCGCCACACCGTGGGCGGCGCGCAGAAGCTGGTGACCGCCTGGTCGCGCAGCAGCCGCAGCAGCACAACGGCGTCGAAGCGGCGGTAGTCGTGGACCAGCACCGTCGCCTGGGCGGTCCACGGGGCGAAGAAGCAGGACCACGCGTGCTTGGCCCAGCCGGGCGAGGAGATGTTGAGGTGGACGTCGCCGGGCTGCAGGCCCAGCCAGTACACCGTCGACAGGTGCCCGACCGGGTAGGAGACCTGGGTGTGCTCCACCAGCTTCGGGCGCGAGGTGGTGCCGGAGGTGAAGTACAGCAGCAGCGGGTCGCCGGGCGCGGTGCCCGGGTGCTCCACCGGCACGGCCTCGAGGTCGGCGGCGGCGCGCA
This window of the Geodermatophilus sp. DSM 44513 genome carries:
- a CDS encoding acyl-CoA dehydrogenase family protein, which codes for MTVDRLLPTEEAQDLLALARDVADKELAPRVDEHERAETYPEGLFATLGELGLLGLPYPEELGGGGQPYEVYLQVLEEFGARWAAVAVAVSVHGLACHPLAAFGTEAQKERWLPAMLAGELVGGYSLSEPQAGSDAAALACRAERTEGGYRVTGTKSWITHAGKADFYALFARTGEGSRGISCFLAPGQVEGLAFGRPEDKMGLHAIPTAMATWDGALLEADRLLGAEGQGLCIAFSALDSGRLGIAAVAVGLAQAALDTAVDYAHERSTFGRRIIDHQGLGFLLADMAAAVDTARATYLDAARRRDAGRPYGRQASVAKLVATDAAMRVTTDAVQVLGGYGYTRDFPVERYMREAKVMQIFEGTNQIQRLVISRSLAR
- a CDS encoding AMP-binding protein, whose amino-acid sequence is MDVTEAYRAARDQLLALRGDHARAVAEFRWPQLGERFNWAVDWFDAVARDDDRPALVVVGADGTTTRRTFAEMTRASDRLAAWLAGRGVRRGDPVLLMLGNQVELWESMLAVMKLGAVIMPTTTALGPADLADRITRAGARHVVCNAADVAKFDGVPGDWTRISVGQADGWADLRAAADLEAVPVEHPGTAPGDPLLLYFTSGTTSRPKLVEHTQVSYPVGHLSTVYWLGLQPGDVHLNISSPGWAKHAWSCFFAPWTAQATVLVHDYRRFDAVVLLRLLRDQAVTSFCAPPTVWRMLINADLSAGPGTLREVLAAGEPLNPEVIEQVRRAWGLTVRDGYGQTETTAQVGNTPGSRVVPGSMGRPLPGVPVVLVDPVGGRPVEGPGEGEICLDLAGHPLPLMTGYQGDPARDAEAKAGGYYHTGDVASVDADGWITYIGRTDDVFKASDYKISPFELESVLIEHPAVAEAAVVPAPDPLRLAVPKAYVTLVAGHEATEETALSILRHARAHLNPYQRVRRLEFAELPKTVSGKIRRVELRAREEQLAAAGARPGVEWRDDQFPELTT